A genomic segment from Mus caroli chromosome 17, CAROLI_EIJ_v1.1, whole genome shotgun sequence encodes:
- the LOC110312202 gene encoding H-2 class I histocompatibility antigen, alpha chain-like isoform X1 translates to MQVLRFSSKEETPRMAPWLEQEEADDWKQQTRIVTIQGQLSERNLMTLVHFYNKSVDDSHTLQWLQGCDVEPDRRLCLWYNQLAYDSEDLPTLNENPSSCTVGNSTVPHISQHLKSHCSDLLQKYLEKGKERLLRSDPPKTHVTHHPRPEDEVTLRCWALGFYPADITLTWQKDGEELIQEMEFVETRPAGDGTFQKWATVVVPLGEEQNYTCHVHHEGLPEPLTLRWEPAWYQKPWIWIVAMVFSILLICLCVACICMKKNAGGRGRPDTQEAGKDSPQDSSKLVQDDEEMGVPFWKIGYYKTHLGHSPGTSVGLSLLSP, encoded by the exons ATGCAGGTCCTGCGCTTCAGCAGCAAGGAGGAGACTCCAAGGATGGCACCCtggctggagcaggaggaagcAGATGACTGGAAGCAGCAGACTCGTATAGTCACAATTCAAGGACAGCTCTCTGAAAGGAATCTGATGACCCTGGTTCATTTTTACAACAAGAGCGTGGATG ACTCTCACACACTACAGTGGCTGCAAGGCTGCGATGTGGAGCCAGATCGGCGCCTGTGTCTCTGGTACAACCAGCTCGCCTATGATAGCGAGGATCTCCCCACCCTGAACGAAAACCCAAGTTCCTGTACAGTGGGAAACAGCACTGTACCTCACATCTCTCAGCACCTGAAGAGCCACTGCTCAGATCTGCTGCAGAAATACctggaaaaagggaaggagaggctgcTGCGTTCAG ACCCCCCAAAGACACATGTGACCCATCATCCCAGACCTGAAGATGAAGTCACCCTGAGGTGCTGGGCCCTGGGCTTCTACCCTGCTGACATCACCCTGACCTGGCAGAAGGATGGGGAGGAGCTGATCCAAGAAATGGAGTTTGTGGAGACCAGGCCTGCAGGGGATGGAACCTTCCAGAAGTGGGCAACTGTGGTGGTGCCTCTTGGGGAAGAGCAGAATTACACATGCCATGTGCACCATGAGGGGCTGCCTGAGCCCCTCACCCTGAGATGGG AGCCTGCATGGTACCAAAAGCCTTGGATTTGGATTGTTGCCATGGTTTTTTCCATTTTGCTCATTTGTCTCTGTGTGGCTTGCATatgcatgaagaagaatgcag GTGGGAGAGGAAGGCCTgacacccaggaagcag GCAAAGACAGTCCCCAAGACTCTAGCAAGCTTGTCCAGGATGATGAG GAGATGGGGGTTCCCTTTTGGAAGATTGGGTACTATAAGACTCATCTAGGCCACTCCCCTGGAACTTCAG TTGGCTTGTCTTTACTGTCACCTTGA
- the LOC110312202 gene encoding H-2 class I histocompatibility antigen, Q10 alpha chain-like isoform X2, with the protein MSWVLRAAVVCALLLQQDASPSLWVRGRGLIALLLPGSHSLRYFYTAVSRPGLGEPWFIIVGYVDDMQVLRFSSKEETPRMAPWLEQEEADDWKQQTRIVTIQGQLSERNLMTLVHFYNKSVDDSHTLQWLQGCDVEPDRRLCLWYNQLAYDSEDLPTLNENPSSCTVGNSTVPHISQHLKSHCSDLLQKYLEKGKERLLRSDPPKTHVTHHPRPEDEVTLRCWALGFYPADITLTWQKDGEELIQEMEFVETRPAGDGTFQKWATVVVPLGEEQNYTCHVHHEGLPEPLTLRWEPAWYQKPWIWIVAMVFSILLICLCVACICMKKNAGGRGRPDTQEAGKDSPQDSSKLVQDDEEMGVPFWKIGYYKTHLGHSPGTSVGLSLLSP; encoded by the exons ATGTCCTGGGTCCTCAGGGCCGCTGTGGTCTGCGCCCTTCTCCTGCAGCAGGATGCCAGCCCATCCCTTTGGGTGA GAGGTCGGGGTCTCATTGCGCTCCTCCTCCCAGGTTCACACTCGCTTAGGTATTTCTACACCGCTGTGTCCCGGCCTGGCCTTGGGGAGCCCTGGTTCATAATCGTCGGCTATGTGGACGACATGCAGGTCCTGCGCTTCAGCAGCAAGGAGGAGACTCCAAGGATGGCACCCtggctggagcaggaggaagcAGATGACTGGAAGCAGCAGACTCGTATAGTCACAATTCAAGGACAGCTCTCTGAAAGGAATCTGATGACCCTGGTTCATTTTTACAACAAGAGCGTGGATG ACTCTCACACACTACAGTGGCTGCAAGGCTGCGATGTGGAGCCAGATCGGCGCCTGTGTCTCTGGTACAACCAGCTCGCCTATGATAGCGAGGATCTCCCCACCCTGAACGAAAACCCAAGTTCCTGTACAGTGGGAAACAGCACTGTACCTCACATCTCTCAGCACCTGAAGAGCCACTGCTCAGATCTGCTGCAGAAATACctggaaaaagggaaggagaggctgcTGCGTTCAG ACCCCCCAAAGACACATGTGACCCATCATCCCAGACCTGAAGATGAAGTCACCCTGAGGTGCTGGGCCCTGGGCTTCTACCCTGCTGACATCACCCTGACCTGGCAGAAGGATGGGGAGGAGCTGATCCAAGAAATGGAGTTTGTGGAGACCAGGCCTGCAGGGGATGGAACCTTCCAGAAGTGGGCAACTGTGGTGGTGCCTCTTGGGGAAGAGCAGAATTACACATGCCATGTGCACCATGAGGGGCTGCCTGAGCCCCTCACCCTGAGATGGG AGCCTGCATGGTACCAAAAGCCTTGGATTTGGATTGTTGCCATGGTTTTTTCCATTTTGCTCATTTGTCTCTGTGTGGCTTGCATatgcatgaagaagaatgcag GTGGGAGAGGAAGGCCTgacacccaggaagcag GCAAAGACAGTCCCCAAGACTCTAGCAAGCTTGTCCAGGATGATGAG GAGATGGGGGTTCCCTTTTGGAAGATTGGGTACTATAAGACTCATCTAGGCCACTCCCCTGGAACTTCAG TTGGCTTGTCTTTACTGTCACCTTGA
- the LOC110312205 gene encoding uncharacterized protein LOC110312205: MGYRTPPEGNIPGPMLAIASFLEEFTVDLATTAPMMITAPKTTRAAMITMLESADGGGSGKDVKRTRELREGCSSNDITYLSVAEFPPTICGVSLRMCPLGRPCIPLPLQPPPICVE, from the exons ATGGGATACAGGACTCCTCCAGAAGGAAACATCCCAGGGCCCATGTTGGCAATAGCCAGCTTTTTGGAGGAATTCACTGTAGACCTAG CCACCACAGCTCCAATGATGATCACAGCTCCAAAGACAACCAGAGCAGCAATGATTACCATGTTAGAGTCGGCGGATGGAGGAGGCTCTGGGAAGGATGTGAAG AGAACAAGGGAGCTGAGAGAGGGTTGTTCCTCAAACGACATCACTTACCTGAGTGTTGCTGAGTTTCCTCCAACAATCTGTGGAGTGTCTCTACGCATGTGCCCTCTAGGTAGGCCTTGTATTCCTCTGCCACTCCAGCCTCCTCCCATTTGTGTTGAGTGA